The genomic segment GGGTGTGCCCAAAAATAACGCTTGACGATCCAGGTATGGTCAGCAAGTTTTCTGGCATTGGATCTGTTTGACCAATGACGCCAACAACGTCTTTACCCAGTTGCTGCAATGCTGCAACTGTGGCTGTGACACTGCCAATCGCATCAGCATCTGGACGCAGATGGCCGACAACACTAATTGCTTGCGCATCCTGGACCAGAGCTGATGCAGCATGAAACTGACTATTATCCGGCACTAGTGTTATTCCTCAGGTTCAGATTTGGTTGAGTCCTTATATGGATCTGCATCTCCGGCAGGCACTGCGCCTTCGCGTAGTTTTGCCAACTCTGCATCACGCTTGCGTGCACGATCCAACAGAGCTTCCATGTGAGCGGATGCTTCTGGAACGGTATCAACGCTGTAGGTCAAAGTTGGTGTGAAACGAACACCCAACTGCTGGCCGACGATCTTCCTTAGCTGTCCGCGTGCGCGGTGGAGTGCCTCAGCTGCTGCTTCCAGATCTGGTTCTTCTTCCATTGATGCTCCACGGACGGTATAAAACACCTTTGCATCATGAAGGTCACCGGTCATTGTCACATCGGTAACAGTGACGAACTCAAGGCGACGGTCTTTGATATCGCGTTCGATTGCGCTGGCCACAATAGTTTGAATGCGCTTTGCCATGCGTGCCGCGCGGGCGTTGTCAGCCATGTTGAACTACTCCTAATCTTCACAGAGTCTAGATAATTCTTTTGGAATTCTACCCTGAATTGGAAATATTTTTATAGGTATCTCTATCCTGCAGTTCTTAGTTTAAAAAAGAACTAAACAGGTGTACAAAGGGGCTGGCCTTCCGAAGGAAAGCCAGCCCCAGTTGTGTGTCCGAGGCGTTAAGACGCCTCAAACGGTTTAATGCTTAAGCTTCGCGTGGAACCTCAACCATTTCATAAACTTCGATCTTGTCATCGACAGAGATGTCTGGGTAGGACAAGACCATACCGCACTCGTAGCCTGCAGAGACTTCGGTGGCATCGTCCTTTTCGCGACGCAAGGAGACGATCTTTGCATTTTCGGCAATGACGTTTCCGTCACGGGTAATGCGGATCGTTGCGTTACGACGAACCTTT from the Corynebacterium crudilactis genome contains:
- the rbfA gene encoding 30S ribosome-binding factor RbfA, coding for MADNARAARMAKRIQTIVASAIERDIKDRRLEFVTVTDVTMTGDLHDAKVFYTVRGASMEEEPDLEAAAEALHRARGQLRKIVGQQLGVRFTPTLTYSVDTVPEASAHMEALLDRARKRDAELAKLREGAVPAGDADPYKDSTKSEPEE